One segment of Candidatus Paceibacterota bacterium DNA contains the following:
- a CDS encoding RluA family pseudouridine synthase, with protein sequence MEIPLIYEDKNLIILNKPSGLVVHSDGKTKEGSVAEWLLEKYPEIKEVGEPWRTPIGEIIYRPGIVHRLDRETSGVLIVARNQETFFYLKNLFQTRAVSKIYNAFVYGLMKEKDGTIDRPIARSRKDFRLWSAQRWARGQAREAITNYQVLKEKDVKGGVSFLEVRPETGRTHQIRVHLKAINHPVVCDKLYAPKRESLLGFERLALHARSIEFKTETGEVIKAEAPFPPDFERALDLMT encoded by the coding sequence ATGGAAATTCCCCTTATTTATGAAGATAAAAATCTGATAATTCTCAACAAACCATCAGGTTTGGTAGTTCATTCTGACGGGAAAACCAAAGAAGGTTCGGTGGCGGAATGGCTTTTGGAAAAATACCCGGAAATAAAGGAAGTAGGGGAGCCATGGAGAACTCCAATCGGCGAAATAATTTATCGACCGGGGATTGTTCATCGGCTTGATCGGGAAACTTCGGGCGTTTTAATAGTAGCTCGAAATCAGGAGACATTTTTTTATTTAAAAAATTTATTTCAGACTCGGGCTGTCTCTAAAATTTACAATGCCTTTGTTTACGGTCTAATGAAAGAAAAAGATGGAACGATCGACCGACCGATTGCTCGCAGTCGAAAGGATTTCCGATTGTGGTCGGCCCAGCGATGGGCAAGGGGACAGGCGCGCGAGGCGATAACTAATTACCAAGTCTTGAAAGAAAAAGATGTGAAAGGTGGGGTCAGTTTTTTGGAGGTCCGGCCCGAAACGGGCCGGACCCATCAAATCCGCGTTCACCTGAAGGCTATCAATCATCCGGTAGTCTGTGACAAGCTCTATGCCCCGAAAAGAGAGTCGCTTTTAGGTTTTGAACGGCTAGCCCTGCACGCCCGTTCAATTGAATTTAAGACTGAAACCGGAGAGGTTATTAAAGCAGAAGCGCCTTTTCCACCCGATTTTGAACGAGCGCTTGATTTAATGACTTAA
- the rplS gene encoding 50S ribosomal protein L19, with translation MATATKKPITLSTLNTADRQRIDFRAGDTVRVSQKIQEKGKTRLQVFEGLVLARKHGNENGATFTVRRVAGGYGVEKIFPLYSPLIDKIEVVNRAKVRRAKLYYVREKAAKEISRQMRRSRLDQSSRQEVVETPTVEAPTEEKEVAENTENQETKS, from the coding sequence ATGGCTACGGCGACTAAAAAACCCATCACTTTGTCTACTTTAAATACTGCTGACCGACAGAGGATTGACTTTCGGGCGGGAGACACCGTTCGAGTTTCCCAGAAAATTCAGGAAAAGGGCAAGACTCGCTTGCAGGTTTTTGAAGGTCTGGTTTTAGCACGCAAACATGGCAACGAAAACGGCGCCACTTTTACCGTACGAAGAGTCGCTGGAGGCTATGGAGTGGAGAAAATCTTTCCTCTTTATTCACCTTTGATTGATAAGATTGAAGTGGTTAATCGAGCCAAGGTGCGGCGGGCAAAACTTTATTACGTTCGGGAAAAAGCGGCCAAGGAAATTAGCCGCCAGATGAGACGGTCCCGATTAGATCAAAGTAGCCGACAAGAAGTGGTAGAAACTCCAACCGTGGAAGCACCAACTGAAGAGAAAGAAGTAGCTGAAAATACTGAAAACCAAGAGACAAAATCTTAA
- a CDS encoding NAD(P)H-dependent oxidoreductase: MYKTKPYHPCDMPASEELNVLVLNASLKHTKEETSNTEELSELVLKYMSQHGSKIKSEIIRLADKNIPVGLKYKEGENDDWPDIVKKLKEADVVIFATPIWWGSRSSLMQRIIERMDALDEDYIASGRSALLNKVAGITITGSEDGAQATLGSIMEVLTFMNFTLPPECCAYWVGEVGQPPAEDRAKRLKNKATDHMAKNLARNLVYYANLLKLHPLEIKK; encoded by the coding sequence ATGTACAAAACCAAGCCCTATCACCCTTGCGATATGCCGGCCTCTGAAGAATTAAACGTCCTGGTTCTGAACGCCTCGCTCAAACATACAAAGGAAGAGACCTCCAATACGGAGGAGCTTTCTGAGCTGGTGCTGAAATATATGAGCCAGCACGGGTCAAAAATCAAAAGTGAAATTATTCGTCTGGCTGACAAAAATATTCCGGTTGGCCTTAAGTATAAAGAGGGCGAGAATGATGATTGGCCCGATATCGTCAAAAAATTAAAAGAGGCTGATGTAGTAATCTTTGCCACTCCCATTTGGTGGGGCAGTCGCTCGAGTTTGATGCAGAGAATTATCGAAAGAATGGACGCTCTTGATGAAGACTATATTGCTTCCGGCCGCAGCGCTCTTTTAAATAAGGTGGCCGGAATTACTATCACCGGCAGCGAAGACGGCGCTCAAGCCACTCTTGGCAGCATTATGGAAGTTCTAACCTTCATGAATTTCACTTTGCCGCCTGAATGCTGCGCTTACTGGGTGGGTGAAGTCGGTCAGCCGCCGGCGGAAGATCGAGCCAAAAGGCTGAAAAATAAAGCAACTGATCATATGGCTAAAAATCTTGCCCGCAATTTAGTTTATTACGCTAATCTCCTTAAACTTCATCCACTAGAAATTAAAAAGTAG
- the pilM gene encoding pilus assembly protein PilM codes for MAKKFFEYFPPPVFLQMPYAGLHLSPHTLRLIEFKKGKKTLEVGSFSQKQLDYFNAEAPLAENKQLVEILRQLKKENKLKFVKTALPDEKSYVFTTEIPNTTDKEIRTFIEFHLEENVPLSLEEAIFDYHLLEPKLSEGAPESESKREAIVSVLPRETINQYVELLKKADLMPLSFSIEAQAIARAVIKNGDAGTYLVINIDDTKTGFSVVSNERVQFNSSLAVGSDNFTQAIAKQFKVDVSEAEKIKKQKGFIKTEENTDVFFALVNVASVLKDEIERIFSYWHTHTERGQVLERQKIQKVYLLGREASIIGFKEYLAETVRMEVEIANVWSNAFSFDQYIPPVEAADALNFGAAIGLALPTKPIS; via the coding sequence ATGGCCAAAAAGTTTTTTGAATATTTTCCTCCTCCAGTCTTTCTCCAGATGCCATACGCCGGGCTGCACCTTAGCCCGCACACTCTTAGGTTGATTGAATTTAAAAAGGGCAAGAAAACTTTGGAAGTTGGCTCATTCAGCCAAAAGCAGCTGGATTATTTCAATGCCGAAGCACCGCTTGCAGAAAACAAGCAACTGGTAGAAATTTTGCGCCAGTTAAAAAAGGAAAATAAACTGAAATTTGTGAAAACGGCTCTACCGGATGAAAAATCCTATGTATTTACGACCGAAATTCCGAACACCACGGATAAGGAAATTCGAACCTTTATTGAATTTCATCTCGAGGAAAATGTACCTCTTTCTTTAGAAGAAGCCATCTTTGATTATCATTTGCTCGAACCCAAACTATCGGAAGGGGCACCGGAAAGTGAGTCAAAAAGGGAAGCCATCGTTTCAGTTTTACCTCGTGAGACAATTAACCAATACGTGGAGTTACTGAAAAAAGCCGATCTGATGCCGCTATCGTTTTCCATCGAAGCCCAAGCTATTGCCCGAGCGGTGATTAAAAACGGCGATGCAGGCACTTATTTAGTTATCAATATTGATGATACAAAAACAGGATTCTCGGTGGTTAGTAACGAGCGGGTGCAATTTAATTCCAGTCTGGCAGTAGGAAGCGACAACTTTACGCAAGCCATCGCCAAGCAATTCAAAGTTGATGTATCGGAGGCGGAGAAAATAAAAAAGCAAAAAGGCTTTATTAAGACTGAAGAAAATACCGACGTCTTTTTTGCTTTAGTTAACGTTGCTTCGGTTTTGAAGGACGAGATTGAGAGAATTTTCAGCTATTGGCATACTCATACGGAAAGAGGCCAAGTTCTGGAACGCCAGAAAATCCAAAAAGTTTATCTTCTCGGTCGAGAAGCTTCAATAATCGGTTTTAAGGAATATTTAGCTGAAACTGTTCGGATGGAAGTTGAAATTGCCAATGTCTGGAGTAATGCTTTTAGTTTTGATCAGTATATTCCGCCAGTTGAAGCGGCGGATGCTCTAAATTTTGGAGCAGCCATCGGCTTGGCTTTACCCACAAAGCCCATATCTTAA
- a CDS encoding RuvX/YqgF family protein: protein MSKLLGIDYGQKNVGLAISNDDQTMAFPKGVITNNKLLLERIKALCHAEGVAAVVMGESRNFAGEENKIMADIKMFKGVLEKELNLPVYLEPEFMTSQEASRLQGATPLLDSSAAALILKSFLARRAR, encoded by the coding sequence ATGTCTAAACTTCTGGGAATTGACTACGGACAGAAGAACGTGGGACTGGCCATTTCTAATGATGATCAGACGATGGCTTTTCCGAAAGGGGTGATAACTAATAACAAACTCCTTTTGGAGAGGATTAAGGCATTGTGTCACGCCGAAGGCGTGGCAGCTGTGGTGATGGGGGAGTCGCGTAATTTTGCCGGTGAGGAAAATAAAATTATGGCGGATATTAAAATGTTTAAGGGAGTTCTGGAGAAAGAATTAAATTTGCCAGTTTATTTGGAGCCGGAATTTATGACAAGCCAAGAGGCGTCGCGCCTGCAAGGCGCGACGCCTCTATTAGATTCTTCGGCCGCCGCTCTTATTTTAAAAAGTTTTTTGGCTAGACGTGCGCGCTAA